The Prionailurus bengalensis isolate Pbe53 chromosome E4, Fcat_Pben_1.1_paternal_pri, whole genome shotgun sequence region ttacaccatacataaaaataaatttgaaatggatgaaacaccCAAATTTAGGAGAAGAAACTATCACAtgctagaggagaacacaggcagcaacctctttgacattggttatagcaacttcttactagacatgttgctggaggcaagggaaacaaaagctaacataaactattgggacttgatCAAGATAAGAAGTTTCTGTACACTCAAGGAAACTATCAACTAAAACTGAGCACAGCCTAAGGAATGGTGCTGAGGTCCAgccccagcaggtccaggggttcccgaaggatgaacggcattggcaaaaataacaaatggacacagacaacagcagtgtgttagaCTGGCCActttattgtggcaaacgtgGCATCATATTTGTTAGCAATTTCCTTGTAGCGTGCGTCATCTGTGTTTCTCgacattacctaattctaaaagtGTTCCTTTATATAATCACCCATTAAGGGATAACATAGTTATTTTCTTGaaacgttccctcctgccctttgcttattgattgattttttcaTACTACTTTcattatgtatctatgtttatttatagtttataaagcGTTTGCTTCGCtattttcatgaaaggtcatctagctctcaacacctcaagtggaacattTACAGGGACATGACTTCTTAATTGTTCCTTTGAACCATTTGCGGTACAAGGAACAAAAGTATTCACTTTGGTCTGGGGTGCCGGGAGGAAACCAAGAGGGCCCTGGGAACCCACATTTCATGTGCTCCCAGAGAGACAATGTATatctaggaactaatgaaccattctgtaccttaacccacCAGGTCCAGTTATgctctggaatgcctcctgggggccaagtgggcctaggggttggagtaacttgtatcCATAGATACATTCCTTTGTTGCCGGATTGGGGTTTCAAACCCATTTGCCcccctccttggctgggaaatatatggCTCTATCCTTCCTTTAGATAGGGGACGGGCAGGCAGGGGTGGCACTGACTGGATATAAGGTTTCATTATCCATCTTCGGATTCTCATGGTTTTTCCCTCATCCCCAGAAAATATCCCCGAGTTTGCCCCCAAGGCTTTATTTTGAATCATCAATGCCAATTGGACCATGGGGGTGGCCATGATGAGTAACAGGAGGGATACCAGTAGCTTCCCGTTTGGAGGGTTGCTGTGCATTGCCCTTCCACCAACCACCCGGGTTGTGCCATCAGGAAAGCTGGATGGGTTGGCTcctggcagaatgggagaagatatttgcaaatgacataactgataaagggttagtatccaaaatctataaagaacttatcaaactaaacacccaagaaacaaataattcagttaagaaatggaaaaggcatgaatagtcatttttccaaagaagacatccagatatctaacagacacatgaaaaggtgctcaaagtcactcatcatcagggaaatatgaatcaaaataCCTCACAGCTATCAGAATGACcaaaattaataacacaggaaacaacagatgttggcaaggatgaagagaaaggggaaccctctgacactgctgatgggaacgcaaactggcccacactatggaaaacagtgtggaggtttctcaaaaagttaacaatGGAACTAcgctatgatccagcaattgtgcaactaggtatttacccaaaggatacaaaaatacagattcaaaggggtacatgcaccccgatatttatagcagcattttcaacaatagccaaactgaggaaagagcccaaatgtccattgactgatgaatggataaagaagacatggtgtgtgtgtgtgtgtgtgtgtgtgtgtgtgtgatggagtattactcagccatcaaaaagaatgaaattttgccatttacagtgacatgggtggagctagggcgtattatgctaagcgaataagtcaggcagagaaagacaaataccatctgatttcactcatatgtggaatgtaggaaacaaaacacaataacttatgggagggagacaaaggagagagagaaggaggcaaaccgtaagagccTCTTaacaagagaacaaactgaaggatgGTGGAGGgcggtggatggggggatgggctaaatgggtgatgagtattaaggagggcacttgttgtgatgagcactgggtattgtgtaTAAGgatgcatcactaaattctactactgaaaccaatatgacaccatatgttaactaactacaatttaaataaaaatttggagaaaaaaataaagaaataaaatctctctcAGGCAtatcatttctctccttttcacttACCGCTCTTGCTGTTATGTTgtactgttctttcatttggggacATATACCTCTGTCCCCTCATTTTCTCCAAGTCCCTGGGTCTGTCTCTGTGTGATAGGAAAGTTAactatgtctcctgctcctgaaaggagtggccttatgaagaaaagtTCCTGTCATGACCCGCAGCGTAGTGTCCCTGTTCACCAGGACCTGGTACTTCAGGGGTGTCTCTctcgtgtgtgtgcgtgtgccctGCTGTGGTGGATGATCTATTTGTCCTTCAGtcagtcatctgcaatggctgtccttgcctgttgtgggcagggtttggtccctgtgttgttagaGAGCCATTCTGGGGCCGCCTTGGGCTCATGTGGTGCATGCAGCATTTTGGAAGGAAAATGCAGAATTGATCAAGAACACATTAATTGAAACAgattatgaaaattaatattttatttacattgatccatgtttaaatacttttaattgGTGTCCAatatattctgggttttttttaaatgtttattatttttgagagagagggacagaacgtGAGAGGaagaggaccagagagagagggagacacagaatatgaagcaggctccaggcaatgagtgaggtcagcacagagtccaatgcagggttcaaacccacaaaccatgagatcatgacctgagccaaagtccaatatgcaactgactgagccacccaggcgtcccgctccgtttcttttaaaaacataaaatgaagtaCCATTTGATGTTCGGTGTGTGTGTTCATGGTGACATGAGGCCCACAATCCCACTAGTTAGCACAGCCACCACCTCACGTCTGGATCCTCTgctctttctattcttttctttttcattcttgtgtTGAGAACACTTTAGATCCTACTTTCCAGGAAAATTTCATGTATACAATTTCTCTGCCTTCTTGCATGAAGGTGTTATCCTCAGCCTTGCTTCTCCTATGCTGAAAAATGGGTCATAGTTTCACACTTCATACCCCAACCTTCTTATCCAGGACAAGAGAGAGCATCTCATTGCCTGCCATTGACCACAAGAATCAGAACACCTGTAACCTGAGCCACCTGGAGCCAGTGCCCATCACTCTGGGCAAGGATAAGTGGCTTCTGTCTGATGATTGGCCAAACTGGAAGTTACATGTCCATCTTTCATCCCATCACATTGTCAAGGATGCTTTCTCCTGATGGACTCGGGCTGATAAGAGTCCAGGGCTACACATGAGACTGGAGTCAACCAACCAAAAGCCACAAGGTGGCCATGAGAGGGTGACAAAGTAGACTGGACCCTAGAGAAGTAGGCCAACAGTTCAATCTAGAAGAGAAGTTTGGAAAAGTCccatgattttctctctccctaccgATGTTTTTCACCTTTGCCACCTCTCCCATCTTAACATTATTATTCCAGAAATGTCCACATGTGCAACAGTGGGAGTCTGCACTTGGATCCATCTGAATGTTCTTCTGCCCTGAGCCTCTCCTCTCAGACCCTGAACAAATTGCAGCTAAGTCCCTTTCCCCTAATTAAACCAGAAAATTCCTGTACTAAGAAACTATTTAGAAACAacaattaaaatcttaaaaaatcaagaaagcaaaATTTTCAAACCCCAAAGACTATAATGACCTTTTCCTCCCCACTACCTTATACTCCAAATGTCCCTGCTGCATGGTCAGGGCTtgagaaatgtttattgagtgaattaatgaaatCTACAGTAACTGAAGTCTGTCCATGGATGTTTCCACTGCCTTTGGGGTCATAAGTCACAAAGAGTCCATGTTCATTATTCACGGAGTCTGTCTGTGCAGATTGGTCTTCCTACTGGCATTGATTGGTAACCCCAGACACATGTGCTCATTGATGTTCATGGACACATAGAGTGGCCGACATGTGTCACACACCCCACATGTTCCCCGGTGAGGATGAACCAGGTACCGCTCTGCCTTCCTGTGTGAATTCCCACACTGCAAACACGTGTCCTATTCATGATCCATTTGCCACACTTTCCGCATTTACATGCTCTTTCTTGgtgattttgtatttaaaatgaccCTGAAGCCCAGAGCTACAAGGAGCATGGGTGGTCCTAAGCACAGAAGGCGGGATGTGCCTCACAGACAAAAACACCTGTGTGGGTAAGGCTCACTCAGGCTCACAAGGCAGTTGTGGGCCATGAGGTCAGTGGCAATGAATCAACAATGCAAAAATCCAGGAAAATGAACAGGAAATTTGTGACGTCCATGTGGAGCCACTCCAGAAAGTGCTAAAGTCATATTTAGGACACGATGATGACATAACAGTAAAGGAGCTATATTCATGGAGGCATGAGATGGTGACCATTTCTTGCTTGTTTCTAAGAGGATCATGGGCAGCAGAGCTGTGAGACTGAAAGCCAAAGACACTGGTGACCACAGTACCCAAGGCTGGAAATGTGAAACACTTCTGAGCTGGCATTTCAGTATAGGtaaataaagcatatatatatatatatatatatatatatatatatatatatatgctgtctttaaacaaaaacaacaaaaacacacatgAAACAAGGCTGTGTATTCATCAAGGGGCAAAAGCTCCAAGATCTGTAACCCTTTATTTCCCCCAGGAATAACAGCTCATGTGGCTGACTCTGTGCCCTCAGCGACTGTAACACAGAAGCCACGAATGTGAGGATGCTCTGTATGCCCTCTCCCTGCCAGACCCCCGTTCTTTCCTGAGCACAACactcttgttctcttttctggGCCCACTCGTTTCCCTCCAAGGACACACTCACAGCGCTACCTCTCGGGCATCGTATTTTATGCACCTGTAAATCCCCTgctgattttcttaaaaagaaaattgtgatgCAGTGAGCCCCAAGCCCCTATATTGCCAACAAACCCCAAGGTGACGTCTCTGCTGCTGTCCTGAGGGCCTCAAACACCCAGGACCTGCATCTGCTCTCCTCCTTTCATCCACAACAGGTCCACTCCAACAGGTGTCTggtttaaataatagaaatatccACAGACAAAACTATGTTCTCCTCAGGGGTTCAGAGATGTCACCAAGGAACCATGAAGGTATCAAGTCTCGAGGAAAAATGAGAAGACCTTTCACAAAAAGAGCATCAAACATCTCAACCACCACAAACATGACAAGAATcacgagaaaaagaaaaaagtataaaattggCATAAATTCAACACAGGTATTTGTTGAGGACATATTCCATGCAGGTGAGACTCTTTGCCAAggatacaaatattaaaaagacatggACTTTGCCCACAAAATGTCTACGAATTAGAAGGGAAAATGGACCTAACTGCGTGGTCACAAAGGATGGGAAGGGAGGCATACATTTCCAAAAAGAAACTAAAGGTGGTGTGAAACTCTCACAAAGCACAGACTCCTTCCACTTGTGAATTGGGGAGGGCTCCCAGGAGGAAATGACGTCTGTTGCCTGTGACCCAGGGAGGTACTCAGACTtcattttactttgagagaatTTTGAGCTTTAAGTCCCAGAAAGAGGTGAGAACAACACATCCCACTAAATGACACTCAGCTGATATTGACAACTGATCATTGAgcagaaaggaaagacaaaagttGCACACAGAGACTTGCAAATCCATCACCACTGAGCTGGGTTTAGGTAAGTGCTGGAACCGGGGCTGCAGGGATCTTACTCCAAAGGAAGGCCAGTGCACTGATGTCTCCAGTGTGATTTCCTGGGAGGAACAGATTGGAAATGATCTGCAGCAGGTGGAGGTGAGGACTCCAGGGGGAGGGACATGGATTTGGAGGAGGGCTGAGGACAGACAGGAAGGTGGGGACACAGTTGGGAAAGAGCAAGAAGGTGGTTTCAGACTTACCAGCGCTTCCAGAGCCAGAACGCAAGACCTGCCAGAAGCACCAGGGGCACGACCACCGCCAGGAATACCAAGCCCACGGGGCGGTGCTGCTCTGTGGGTTCGGTGCACAGAGGGTGTCAATTCCCATCCACCCCGGGTTGACCTGCACCTTCCTGGTCCTTTTTGCTCCCGTCACCCTCTGCCTCACCAAccacccttcctccttctcctctcccatcccTGCTCACAGATAGACCCTTCAACCAACCCTCTGCTTCCTGCTACATCTACAGGACCCTCACACCCAGCTCTCCATTTCTTAGGTCACTAAATTTTAGTCCTTTATGATCTGGAGTCCCTAGAATCCCAactttgtctctatctctcctgCACTGCTGGAGGACCACCCTTTCCCAGCTGGGCACCAGCCCTTTCTCACCCCAGTAGAGGACAATATCCTGGCCTCCTAGACTGCTGTGTCTCACTCGGCAAGACAGGCCGGCTGCCTCTCTGGCTTCCACATCCAAGGACGTCTGAAGATACCATGTCCCGTCAGAATTGGGCAAAACGTCACTTCGTCGGGTGCCCTGTTGCTCCTGGTCACCCCGCATCCATGTCACCCACACTGGCTTTGGGTAGAAGCCAGAGACGTGGCATACAAGGAGCAGATGGCCAGGACCAGGACTTGGGCCAGTGGACAGCCAGGCCTCGGGCCTCACTGCAGAGACAGGACAGGAATTCTCAGACTGAGAGGGAAGATCTTCACGTCAGTTGAGATACATACATCACTCCACCTCTAGAAACCTGTCAGCATCATCCCCTCTCCTTGGCACCTTCTCACCCTGAATTTGAGGAAATGTGGCAAATTTCTGAGTGCAGAGAGAAAATGgttggagagagggagcaggactGACCTTGTCGCTGCAGATCTGTCTTTCCTGCGTCAAGAAGACCCAAGAGGAAATGGGGGCAGATGTCATTGATTTGTGCCTGTGTTCTTACATTGACCACATGGTGCTGATTGAAGACTGTGCAGACCTGCTgagccctccttcctccctttggaGATGGCCACCATGACGTGTTCTGGAAGTTCATGAGATCTGATCCTTGATATGCAACCCTCACAAATCCTACTGATGCTTCTCCAAGGTGCAGCTCACAGCCTCCTTCCAGCTGGACCTGAAAGGGATCTGGGAAAAGGAGGTATGAGATacaaaaaagggggagggaaagagatgagATGTGGTAAATGGAAGCCAGGGACAgttgaagcagaaagagaaactgagggtATTAGAAGGAACGGGAGAGTTTGGTTTGAGTGAAGGCTTAGAGAGAGGGGAAATGGTGGTCGCTGGAGACAGAGGAAAAGGTGAATGAGGAAGGAACAAATGTTGGAAGAGAGATGGGAAGGTGTGGgcagaggacagggagggggtAGCTCTTCCTCAGAAGAGCTGGGATAAAACCGTCTGGGGTGAAAGGAGGGCAGGGGGTACTGAAACACACAGACAGAAGTCACTGAGGGGATTGAATGGAGAAAAAAGCACATTTCAAGGATCAGtcacagagtgagggagaggaggatgTCTGGCTGCAGGCCAGGGAATGGGGTGGTCACTGCACACATTACTGGAGGCCTCAGGGCACAGCCTGAGGTCAACGAGAGtaggggaaggagcagaagaCATAAAGCTTTTTGAGAATCAGGGTCTGGCTTCTGCCCCGTGAACAGAGGGGTGTGATTCAGTTTTACAATGGGGAGTCGAGAGGTTCAGCAGCCAGTGGAGGGTCTACCCAGGAGGAAGAAGGAACTCAAGGTTACACACACACCGACCACCTCCATCCCACCTGCCCTGAGGGACCTGAACTCACATTCAAGCTGCCATTGACTGACGTGGTCCTGAAATACCTGAAGAAATCTAATGGAGTTCGAATGGAATAACTTTTCCAGTTCCATGAAATGCTGATTGCTGAAGTTGCCCCTGGACCAAGGCCGCAGGAAAATGAAAGCTCCGGTCTTGCTGTCCCAGCCATGAGTCTGCAGCTGTCCCAGCCAAGCTGAACCCTGATTTTGTGCCCGGGCACGGTTGTAAAAAGAGGCGGTCAGGATGATTCGAAAAGTGATCGGCTCCTGGAAGTCTGTGCCAGAAGAACAGACAGActgaggaagaggagggcagagggaaggagagagaatcagcaaaaggggccagggaggggcaccgAAATCTGGAGGACTGGGAGCCGTAGTTCCTTCTGGAGACATGTGCTGCCCCAGAGCCCCGAGCTTGGCACCCACCATTCAGAAGAGCACAAGGCCCTGGGGTCAGGGAGGCTCAGGGAGGAACCAGGTGGACATGCCTCACTCCCCAGGGATGTGCTGGGGAACCCACACCATGTGTGCACACGCGCACAGACACCAAtgcacacacggacacacacactcagagtTACACGTGATatgcacacacatagacacagacgcagacacagacacacagacacccacccacacacgtgcacacacggcAGAAACACACAGAGGTACACACACAGGCACctatacacacatactcacacacatatgcacacatgcacacatgtacacaacaacatatgtgcacacatgaCACACATCACACAAATGTAGACAAACACTCTTGCACCGACCAGGCAGGGCCACATCCTCACCATCGTCACTGTCACCGCCTGGGACAAGAACCGTGAGCAACACCAGTTGCAACAACAGCATCTTATGTGcagatgttctttctttctctcagaaagtGGGTCTTTGGCGTCTGTTCTCACAAACCTCCCCACATGCAGCCCCTCTCTTCTGACTTCCTTCTCAACACACACGCCTGCCCTGAGTCTCCGCGACAATGCAAATGGGCTCCGCCCTCAACCCTGGACACCTACTCAGACTCTCACTTCCCCTCCGGGTCTGACCCTCCTCTCGGCTTCCAGCTTCTCCCTGTCACCAGCCTCCGTTGTGCTCCCTGAGGCCCTGATTCAGGCCCTGTTCAGGCTGGGGAACAAGTCTCGTGTGGCATGGAAAAGGGACCCTACCTCTCATGCCTTTTCTCCTCATCCAGACAGTAACCCATGAAGACACATGGCTCCCCAGCACCCAACCCTAGACCCTGCTGTCACCCTGTCTCTCCAGTCCTTGGGACACTGCCCAAGAACTTCCTTCATGTCTCACCCTCACCCCAGCCCGTTCACATCTCTGATGTGTCActgcttttgttaaaaaataaaatcaaccagaTAAATTTAAAGGTCACCCTCCAGTAATTGGGAAGAAGAGGGGGTCTGATCATGCAGATGACTTCCCCTccttgggggagggagagggctcATGTGACAGAGGACCTCATTTGTAAATTCCTCACTGATGCATGAAGActtacatttctgggggaggCTGGAACTGCACTTAGGTTAGGTATTAAACAAGGTTTGGGGAGTTGGCCTGGCCCAAACCGTCATTTTGAGCCCGTggtcctttctttcctccctcccttcctttcttccttccttccttccttccttccttccttccttttctttctttctttctttctttctttctttctttctttctttctttctttctttctttcttttttaatttgcatccaagttagttagcatatcgtgcaataatgatttcaggagtagaatccagtgattcatcccctacatataacacccagtgctcatcccaacaagtgtcttccttaatgtaccttacccatttagcccatctccccactcacAACCCTTCCagaaatcctcagtttgttctccatatttaagagtctcttatgttttgtccctctccttgtttttatgttatttttgcttcccttcccttatgtccatctattttgtatcttaaagtcctcatatgagtgaagtcatatgatatttgtctttctctgactaattttgcgtagcctaataccctctagttccatccacatagttgcaaatggcaagatttcattctttttgattgctaagtaatactccagtgtgtgcgtgtgtgtgtgtgtgtgtgtgtgtgtgtgtgtgtgtgtgtgtatctcacatcttctttatccattcacccatcgatggacatttgggctctttccatactttggctattgctgataatgctgctataaactttagggtgcatgtgcccctttgaaacagcacacctgtatcccttggataaatacctagtagtgccattgctgggttgtagggtagttttatttttagttttctgag contains the following coding sequences:
- the LOC122476397 gene encoding T-cell surface glycoprotein CD1a-like isoform X1 — its product is MLLLQLVLLTVLVPGGDSDDDFQEPITFRIILTASFYNRARAQNQGSAWLGQLQTHGWDSKTGAFIFLRPWSRGNFSNQHFMELEKLFHSNSIRFLQVFQDHVSQWQLEYPFQVQLEGGCELHLGEASVGFVRVAYQGSDLMNFQNTSWWPSPKGGRRAQQVCTVFNQHHVVNVRTQAQINDICPHFLLGLLDAGKTDLQRQVRPEAWLSTGPSPGPGHLLLVCHVSGFYPKPVWVTWMRGDQEQQGTRRSDVLPNSDGTWYLQTSLDVEAREAAGLSCRVRHSSLGGQDIVLYWEQHRPVGLVFLAVVVPLVLLAGLAFWLWKRWKSHWRPQCTGLPLERDPSSPGPGRP
- the LOC122476397 gene encoding T-cell surface glycoprotein CD1a-like isoform X3 — its product is MLLLQLVLLTVLVPGGDSDDDFQEPITFRIILTASFYNRARAQNQGSAWLGQLQTHGWDSKTGAFIFLRPWSRGNFSNQHFMELEKLFHSNSIRFLQVFQDHVSQWQLEYPFQVQLEGGCELHLGEASVGFVRVAYQGSDLMNFQNTSWWPSPKGGRRAQQVCTVFNQHHVVNVRTQAQINDICPHFLLGLLDAGKTDLQRQVRPEAWLSTGPSPGPGHLLLVCHVSGFYPKPVWVTWMRGDQEQQGTRRSDVLPNSDGTWYLQTSLDVEAREAAGLSCRVRHSSLGGQDIVLYWEQHRPVGLVFLAVVVPLVLLAGLAFWLWKRWKSHWRHQCTGLPLE